The proteins below are encoded in one region of Shewanella algae:
- the bfr gene encoding bacterioferritin, which translates to MKGHQQVIDVLNKLLTGELSAMDQYFVHAHMYEDWGLNELYERIKHESDDEREHAAKLIARILFLEGTPDVASRDALTIGKNVQEMLHNDLQYEYKVAANLREAITLCEQLKDYQSRELLELLLEETEDDHMYWLEKQLGLIDKVGLQNYIQSKM; encoded by the coding sequence ATGAAAGGCCATCAGCAAGTCATAGATGTGCTCAACAAGCTGCTGACCGGGGAACTGTCGGCAATGGATCAGTACTTCGTGCATGCCCATATGTATGAAGACTGGGGGCTGAATGAGCTCTATGAGCGGATCAAGCATGAGTCGGACGATGAAAGAGAGCATGCCGCCAAGTTGATTGCACGGATACTGTTTCTGGAAGGCACTCCGGATGTTGCCAGTCGCGACGCCCTCACCATAGGCAAGAATGTGCAGGAGATGCTGCACAACGACTTGCAATATGAATATAAGGTTGCCGCTAACTTGAGAGAAGCCATCACCTTGTGTGAGCAACTCAAGGACTATCAGAGCCGGGAGTTGTTGGAGCTATTGCTGGAAGAAACCGAAGACGACCACATGTATTGGCTGGAGAAACAGCTGGGCCTTATCGACAAGGTTGGGCTACAGAATTACATCCAGTCCAAGATGTAA
- the bfr gene encoding bacterioferritin has translation MKGHPKVVSQLNKVLTCELTAINQYFLHARMFKNWGLEGLNHKAYKKSIQDMKHADKLIERVLFLEGLPNLQQLDKLRIGEHSEEMLACDKQMLEEQLTVLRDAIALCETERDYVSRDILEDLLEDEEEHLDWLEAQFELISLTGLANYLQSQIEKE, from the coding sequence ATGAAAGGTCATCCCAAAGTGGTGTCCCAGCTCAACAAGGTGTTGACCTGTGAGCTGACAGCCATCAATCAGTACTTCCTTCATGCCCGCATGTTCAAGAACTGGGGCCTGGAAGGACTCAACCACAAAGCCTACAAGAAATCGATTCAGGATATGAAGCACGCCGACAAGCTTATCGAGCGGGTGTTGTTTCTCGAAGGCCTGCCCAACTTGCAACAGTTGGACAAGTTACGCATAGGTGAACACAGCGAAGAGATGCTGGCCTGTGACAAACAGATGCTGGAAGAGCAACTGACAGTGCTGCGAGATGCCATTGCCCTGTGTGAGACTGAGCGTGATTATGTCAGTCGCGATATCCTCGAGGATCTGCTGGAAGATGAAGAGGAACACCTGGATTGGCTGGAAGCTCAGTTTGAGCTGATAAGCCTGACCGGACTGGCTAACTATCTGCAGTCACAGATTGAGAAAGAATAA